The following proteins are co-located in the Robbsia betulipollinis genome:
- a CDS encoding bifunctional UDP-4-keto-pentose/UDP-xylose synthase, with translation MKKKVLIFGVNGFIGHHLSKRILETTDWDVYGMDMQSDRLGDLAAHERMHFFEGDITINKEWVEYHVRKCDVILPLVAIATPATYVQQPLRVFELDFEANLPIIRSAVKYGKHLVFPSTSEVYGMSPDAEFDPESSPLVYGPINKPRWIYACSKQLLDRVIWGYGMQEGLNFTLFRPFNWMGPGLDSIHTAKEGSSRVVTQFLGHIVRGENINLVDGGAQKRAFTWIGDGISALMRIIENPNGIASGKIYNIGNPANNISVRELAEKMLTLAAEFPEYRAGGKAVKVVETSSGEYYGTGYQDVQHRVPKIDNTMSELGWQPTMNMDDSLRAVFEAYRSAFGEARALVE, from the coding sequence ATGAAGAAAAAGGTTCTGATTTTCGGTGTCAACGGCTTCATCGGCCACCACCTGTCGAAGCGCATCCTCGAGACGACCGACTGGGACGTGTACGGGATGGACATGCAGAGCGACCGCCTGGGCGACCTGGCGGCGCATGAGCGCATGCACTTCTTCGAAGGCGACATCACCATCAACAAGGAGTGGGTCGAGTACCACGTGCGCAAGTGCGACGTGATCCTCCCGCTGGTCGCCATCGCGACGCCCGCCACCTATGTGCAGCAGCCGCTGCGCGTCTTCGAACTGGACTTCGAGGCGAACCTGCCGATCATCCGTTCCGCGGTCAAGTACGGCAAGCACCTGGTGTTTCCGTCGACCTCGGAAGTCTACGGCATGAGCCCGGATGCCGAATTCGACCCCGAGAGCTCGCCGCTGGTCTATGGTCCGATCAACAAGCCGCGCTGGATCTACGCGTGCTCGAAGCAGCTGCTCGACCGGGTGATCTGGGGCTACGGCATGCAGGAAGGCCTGAACTTCACGCTGTTCCGCCCGTTCAACTGGATGGGGCCGGGTCTGGACTCGATCCACACCGCGAAGGAAGGCAGTTCGCGCGTGGTCACGCAGTTCCTCGGCCACATCGTGCGTGGCGAAAACATCAACCTCGTCGACGGCGGCGCGCAGAAGCGCGCGTTCACCTGGATCGGCGACGGCATCTCGGCGCTGATGCGCATCATCGAGAATCCGAACGGCATCGCCAGCGGCAAGATCTACAATATCGGCAATCCGGCCAACAACATCTCGGTACGCGAACTCGCCGAGAAAATGCTGACCCTCGCGGCGGAATTTCCCGAATACCGCGCGGGTGGCAAGGCCGTGAAAGTGGTCGAGACGTCGTCGGGCGAGTATTACGGCACGGGCTACCAGGACGTGCAGCACCGCGTGCCGAAGATCGACAACACGATGAGCGAACTGGGCTGGCAGCCGACGATGAACATGGACGACTCGCTGCGCGCGGTGTTCGAAGCATACCGGTCGGCGTTCGGCGAAGCGCGGGCCCTGGTCGAATAA
- a CDS encoding polysaccharide deacetylase family protein, whose amino-acid sequence MARIALKIDVDTLRGTREGVAALVSMLRQMQAHATFLFSLGPDHTGWAMRRVFRPGFLKKVSRTSVVEHYGIKTLLYGTLLPGPDIGRRAADEMRAVQAAGFEVGIHCWDHVYWQDNVRGRDRAWTDAQMQKAFDRFVEIFGAAPATHGAAGWQMNGHGLETIERWGMRYASDGRGDTPYHPIVAGRTLNHVQMPTTLPTLDELIGIDGVDAGNVDAALLARTDGCATDQIFTLHAELEGQKLAPVFRRLLEGWQRQGHQLVSMAEYYAALDLRALPARPFAWGEIPGRSGELMVQP is encoded by the coding sequence GTGGCGCGAATCGCTCTCAAGATCGACGTCGACACGCTGCGCGGTACCCGGGAAGGGGTGGCGGCGCTGGTGAGCATGCTGCGGCAGATGCAGGCACACGCCACCTTTCTGTTCAGCCTCGGGCCCGACCACACCGGCTGGGCGATGCGTCGGGTTTTTCGTCCCGGGTTCCTGAAAAAGGTGTCGCGCACGTCGGTGGTCGAGCATTACGGCATCAAGACGCTGCTCTACGGCACCCTGCTGCCCGGCCCGGACATCGGCCGGCGCGCCGCCGATGAAATGCGCGCGGTGCAGGCGGCGGGTTTCGAGGTCGGCATCCATTGCTGGGACCACGTCTACTGGCAGGACAATGTGCGCGGGCGCGATCGCGCCTGGACCGACGCGCAGATGCAGAAGGCCTTCGACCGCTTCGTCGAGATCTTCGGCGCGGCCCCGGCCACGCACGGTGCGGCCGGCTGGCAGATGAACGGCCATGGGCTCGAGACGATCGAGCGCTGGGGCATGCGTTATGCCTCCGACGGTCGGGGCGACACGCCCTATCATCCGATCGTCGCGGGCCGCACGCTGAACCACGTGCAGATGCCCACCACGCTGCCGACGCTCGACGAGCTGATCGGCATCGATGGCGTGGACGCGGGCAATGTCGACGCCGCGCTGCTCGCGCGCACCGACGGCTGTGCGACGGACCAGATTTTCACGCTCCACGCCGAACTCGAAGGCCAGAAACTCGCCCCGGTGTTTCGCCGCCTTCTGGAAGGCTGGCAGCGCCAGGGGCATCAACTGGTCTCGATGGCGGAATATTACGCGGCGCTCGATCTGCGCGCCTTGCCCGCCCGCCCCTTCGCCTGGGGTGAGATCCCCGGCCGTTCGGGCGAGTTGATGGTGCAGCCATAA
- a CDS encoding peroxiredoxin — protein MPIALDTLAPDFTAPATSDATFVLSALRGRKVVLFFYPKDSTPGCTTESLQFRDNEPAFAAANAVIVGISRDSIRSHENFKAKLDLPFALVSDGDEAICNLYGVIKQKKMYGRDVRGIERSTFVVDADGVLRIEWRGVKVPDHVDEVLAAVQAL, from the coding sequence ATGCCGATTGCCCTTGACACCCTGGCGCCCGATTTCACCGCGCCGGCGACGAGCGATGCCACGTTTGTCCTGTCCGCGTTGCGCGGCAGGAAGGTCGTGTTGTTTTTCTACCCCAAGGACAGTACCCCCGGCTGCACCACCGAAAGCCTCCAGTTTCGGGACAACGAACCCGCCTTCGCGGCGGCCAATGCGGTGATCGTCGGCATTTCGCGCGACAGCATCCGTTCGCATGAGAATTTCAAGGCAAAACTGGATCTGCCGTTCGCCCTCGTATCCGACGGCGACGAGGCGATCTGCAATCTGTACGGCGTCATCAAGCAAAAGAAGATGTACGGGCGCGACGTTCGCGGCATCGAGCGCTCCACCTTCGTCGTCGACGCCGACGGCGTACTGCGCATCGAGTGGCGCGGCGTCAAGGTCCCCGACCACGTGGACGAGGTCCTCGCGGCTGTACAAGCGCTTTGA
- a CDS encoding PhoH family protein — MPLPTLPSKLGDLLPADQYKARARPTKTAKKTAAETLVDTPAASDASIEYLPSASAELAGIAAPASMPPALQDLVAPATQASDATAVAQPDRGARPPARKQRTAALLQQQTPAPTAPAAGAAAADAAAADAAAAAAVPVPAVAATPTAAAPTDARQQRRQPDARPAAPRPAQVATPGGAANSAAQPAPSVVPDTPVRTALDDKLAQRLPQHGRDAPRGDARETREARDAQRPAQRHGQQPGGRAGAAPRTAPPPVRAKLFVLDTNVLLHDPSCLFRFEEHDIYLPMMTLEELDNNKKGMSEVARNARQVSRLLDGLVAGGADIQAGLQLSRLGNREAGGRLFFQTTLQRIDPVEGLPAGKADNQILGVVRALTRERPDREVVLVSKDINMRIKAHALQLPAEDYFNDQVLEDKDLLYTGVLALQADFWMRHAKGMESWQDVRTGTTYYRVTGPSVASMLVNQFVYLETSNGEPAFHAIVREVNGRTALLQTLRDYSHNKNNVWGVTARNREQNFALNLLMNPEVDFVSLLGQAGTGKTLLALAAGLAQVLDDKRYNEIIVTRATVPVGEDIGFLPGTEEEKMQPWMGAFDDNLEVLQKSDDSAGEWGRAATQDLVRSRLKVKSMNFMRGRTFVDKYVIIDEAQNLTPKQMKTLVTRAGPGTKLVCLGNIAQIDTPYLTEGSSGITYVVDRFKGWPHGGHITLARGERSRLADYASEIL; from the coding sequence ATGCCTTTGCCTACCCTGCCGTCGAAACTCGGCGATCTCCTGCCCGCGGACCAGTACAAGGCCCGCGCGCGCCCCACCAAGACGGCGAAGAAAACCGCCGCCGAAACACTGGTCGACACGCCTGCCGCAAGCGACGCGAGCATCGAATACCTGCCGAGCGCCAGCGCCGAGCTGGCCGGCATCGCCGCGCCGGCTTCGATGCCGCCCGCGCTCCAGGATCTCGTTGCGCCGGCGACGCAGGCGAGCGACGCGACCGCGGTCGCGCAGCCCGACCGCGGCGCCCGGCCACCCGCGCGCAAACAGCGTACCGCCGCGCTGTTGCAGCAGCAAACCCCGGCGCCCACGGCACCGGCGGCCGGTGCCGCGGCGGCCGATGCCGCGGCGGCCGATGCCGCGGCGGCGGCTGCCGTCCCCGTGCCGGCCGTCGCGGCCACGCCCACGGCGGCCGCGCCCACCGACGCACGACAGCAACGTCGTCAGCCGGATGCGCGACCCGCCGCTCCCCGTCCGGCGCAGGTGGCCACGCCCGGTGGGGCCGCGAACAGCGCCGCCCAGCCGGCACCATCGGTCGTGCCCGACACGCCGGTGCGCACCGCGCTGGACGACAAGCTCGCGCAGCGCCTGCCGCAGCACGGGCGCGATGCGCCGCGCGGCGATGCACGCGAAACCCGTGAAGCACGCGATGCGCAGCGTCCCGCGCAACGCCATGGCCAGCAGCCGGGCGGCCGCGCAGGCGCCGCGCCACGCACCGCACCGCCGCCGGTGCGTGCCAAGCTGTTCGTGCTCGACACGAACGTCCTGCTGCACGATCCGAGCTGCCTGTTCCGCTTCGAAGAGCACGACATCTATCTGCCGATGATGACGCTCGAGGAACTGGACAACAACAAGAAGGGCATGTCGGAAGTCGCGCGCAATGCCCGTCAGGTCAGCCGTCTGCTCGACGGGCTGGTGGCCGGCGGCGCCGATATCCAGGCCGGCCTGCAACTCTCGCGCCTCGGCAACCGCGAAGCCGGCGGGCGTCTGTTCTTCCAGACCACGCTGCAACGCATCGATCCGGTGGAAGGGCTGCCCGCCGGCAAGGCCGACAACCAGATCCTCGGCGTGGTGCGCGCCCTCACGCGCGAGCGACCCGACCGCGAGGTCGTGCTGGTGTCGAAAGACATCAATATGCGCATCAAGGCGCATGCGTTGCAACTGCCTGCCGAGGACTACTTCAACGACCAGGTGCTGGAAGACAAGGACCTGCTGTACACCGGCGTGCTGGCGTTGCAGGCGGACTTCTGGATGCGCCATGCGAAAGGCATGGAGAGCTGGCAGGACGTGCGCACCGGCACGACGTATTACCGGGTGACCGGACCGTCGGTCGCCTCGATGCTGGTCAACCAGTTCGTCTACCTGGAGACCAGCAACGGCGAACCGGCGTTCCACGCGATCGTACGCGAGGTCAACGGCCGCACCGCCCTGTTGCAGACGTTACGCGACTATAGCCACAACAAGAACAACGTCTGGGGCGTGACCGCGCGCAACCGCGAGCAGAATTTCGCGCTGAACCTGCTGATGAACCCGGAAGTCGATTTCGTCAGCCTGCTCGGCCAGGCCGGTACCGGCAAGACGCTGCTCGCGCTGGCCGCGGGCCTCGCGCAGGTGCTCGACGACAAGCGTTACAACGAGATCATCGTCACCCGCGCGACGGTGCCGGTCGGCGAGGACATCGGTTTCCTGCCCGGTACCGAGGAAGAGAAGATGCAGCCGTGGATGGGCGCGTTCGACGACAACCTCGAAGTGCTGCAAAAGAGCGACGACTCGGCCGGCGAATGGGGCCGCGCCGCCACCCAGGATCTGGTGCGTTCGCGTCTGAAGGTGAAAAGCATGAACTTCATGCGCGGCCGGACCTTCGTCGACAAGTACGTGATCATCGACGAGGCGCAGAACCTGACGCCCAAGCAGATGAAGACGCTGGTCACGCGTGCGGGCCCTGGCACGAAGCTGGTCTGCCTGGGCAATATCGCGCAGATCGACACGCCTTATCTGACCGAAGGCAGTTCCGGCATCACGTATGTGGTCGACCGCTTCAAGGGTTGGCCGCACGGTGGTCACATCACGCTGGCGCGCGGCGAACGCTCGCGTCTGGCGGACTACGCGTCGGAGATTCTCTAA